aaatacacgcatttagtaaggttgttctgtttctcaattaagagtgttattcatgagtttcagcattttggtatctaggaaacttctccatatacacgagtttttgcgttttttgccttgtggttcttttgaactataaaacacttattatacactttctttgtaatgtccttttcttttccaatatagagtgctttgcatcaattttcgcgcttttttttaggtaacaagctcaataacactcaaaatatacctttttggtaaagtttttctatGTCTTgatgttggttggtttgcatccgttctagcgtttttctacgtaaaacacagagaagacacgttttcagtaattttgttttggattccttattatttatcgttttagtgcctaacatgctgaaaaacactcaaaaggcagatttctggtaaggtcgtttaatttcctcatataggaggctttgcaagcactttatggtttggtacataagtccgaaaaaaaaagctaaaattaactttttttttataatattcttttatcatataattgcactgaattttcccagaattttggcatctctctacctatgaagatgaataacaaaaaaaaaaaaaaatccctattgttttatttatttttatttattttattttttttctaaataaagagtgttatttgtgggttttagctttttggtacttaaggaacttaaaaacactcattttacacgtttctcgttgtcCTTTCTTTAACCAAACATAagattatttgcatgtatttaggcgtttttatagttaacatgataaaaaaacactcaaaatacatgtttttggtaatgttattctgtttctccataaaaagttttttgcatgcgttttagcgttttggtatgtaatgagctcaaaaacacttacaggcaaggtattggtaaaagttggtttttattcccatgtaatgtgattgccctgctttttagtgctttattgcctaactcgctcaaaaacactcaagggacacttttctggtaatgtcatttttttctcacataaagctagtttcgtgtgcaatttggggttttggtaactaagaatgtggaaaGCACTCAAAGTAGTAAGGTTGtactgtttcttaattaagagtgttattcattagtttcagcattttggtatcttagaaacttctccatacacacgagtttttgcgttttttgccttgtgattcttgtgaaactataaaacactcattatacacgtttctcgttatgtccttttgtttcctaatatagagtgctttgtatccattttcgcgtttttttttttttatgtaacaagctcaaaaacactcaaaatatatctttttgttaatgttattctatttcttcatattggttggtttgcatccgttttagcgctttattatgtaaaactttgaaaagacacgtttttagtaattttgttttggatttccatctagagtgactttcatattaattaacgttttggtgcctaacatgccgaaaaacactcaaaagacaggtttcttgtaaagtcgtttaatttccccatataggtggctctgcatatactttagggtttggtgcataactccgaaaaaaagctaaaatgaactttttcgataatgttcttatttctgcataatttccttgaattttggcatatcggtacttatgaacatcaataagaaaaaaaatctatttttttatctatttatctcttctttttctctataaagagtgttatttgtcggttttaacgttttggtacttaaggaactttaaaaacactcacttaAAAATattacgtttctcgtaatgtcttttcgtttctaaAACATAATGTTATTtccatatatttaagcgtttttataggtaacatgatcaaaaacacttaaaacacatgtttttgataatgttattctgtttctccataaagagtgttttgcatgcgttttagcgttttggtacgtaaggagctcaaaaacacttaaaggctaattcttggtaaaagttggttttattcccatgtaatgtgactgccctgctttttagtgatttattgcttgacacgctgaaaaaaaaaaatctcaaaaggcacttctggtaatgttattttttttcccacataaccGTAgattcgcatgctatttggggttttggtaactaagaatgtgaaaaaaaaactctataaattcacgcatttggtaaggttgttcattttctcaatgaagagtgttatttatgagtttcagcattttggtatctaagaaacttctctatatacacgagttttttgcgttttttgccttgaggttcttgtgaaactataagacactcattatacatgtttcccgtaatgtccttttgtttagcaatatagagtgctttgcatccattttttcgtttattgtaggtaacaaactcaaagacactcaaaatatgcctttttggtaatgttattctatttcttcatattggtttgtttgcatccgttttagcgtttttctacgtaatacaacgaaaagatacattttcagtaatgttgtttggattccatatatagagtgacctccatattatttatcgttttggtgcttaatatgctgaaaaaacactcaaaagacaagtttctggtaatgtcttttaatatcccaatataggtggctttgcatgcactttagggtttggtacataacagtccaaaaaaaagctaaaattaacttttttaataatgttcttatttcacataattttccagaatttttcCACAATATTGgcttctcggtacctatgaagatgaataacaaaaataaaaaaaataaaaatcgtatttttaatttatttatttatttttctcaataaagatttGTGGCAACAAAAGCGATTTTGAATAATATTTAGAATAAatttagaataaataaaataaataaataaataataaatacaaaaatgtgtgtgtgtgtgtgtgtgtgtgtgtgtgtgtgtgtgtgtgtgtgtgtgtttcaaacaGTCTGCGTCACTATGATCAGGTTAGTTTCCTGACCTCAAGTGAGCTTTAATTTTTCCCCACGCAGGCTATTGGAATCCAAGGACTAGGGGAGAGATCGACGCAAAAAACAACCCTGCGCTTCACTTGGAACTGACTTCGCAGTAACAATGGCAACCCTGGTTACTACACACTCACATTCTTGGATGGAGACAAGAGCACTGAGAAAAATGTCACCGATACTGAAATCAAAGTATGTCAAAGGTCTTACCCACTGACGCACAAACGCAAACTCCTCGCGTGATTACAGAACCACATTGtgaaacgtttcggcgtctcaGCTCGACTCTTACTAGGCGTCACTGGCAATTGCTAAAGTGATtttgattctaatgatagtctAACAAGAATTTTGTACTACTGATGAACAAAAGACCCATGAAAACCCGGCGTATTATCTCtatggcttttgaaaacagtctttatGAGAAACCAAACGCATTTCAGAAAAGGGACCTTGACATGCCTGGCGGTGCAAGATCTACAGGCTAAATAtctgtgttcagaaacgcttttgctctctcaccacgactattctcaaaagtcacagagatgatttgcttgattcaaaagagagagaaagaataaataaatagataaaaatcgGCCTTAAAAACTCACGTAACTTCACCTATatacagccttttgaatgtagcggaggtgtggcgcagaagtgtctcATAATATTGCCCTTaacttcacctcttctcccGCCGCAGTTTGCTCACCTGACTCCAGGCAAAAAGTACACgttagaagggaaggagtgcTTTGCAACAGTGCACTGTGACATACTGACGACACTTGAAGAATGGACGGAACCAGAGAAGCCACGAGTGCTGGAAAAGACAGAACTCCAGACAACAACaagacatcaccatcaccatccagcTGCCCGTCCTGCAGAACCCTCCAGGgtctgtgtgactgtgtgtgtgtgtgtgtgtgtgtgtcagagagagagagagagagagagagagagagagagagagagagagagagagagagagagagagagagagagagagagagagagagagagagagagagagagagtcttatatTTTGCTCATATGAAGTTCTATTTATACTATACGTAtttatttgagtgtgtgtgtgtgtgtgtgtgtgtgtgtgctgcgaaAAAAGCCAAAGTTCATGTGTTTATCCCGCCGGTCATGCTCTGCTCGTACCCTAACCCACTCAGTGATTGGTTACTGCTGGCAGAATGCACTGGATATTGTTGAGGAAatacagcggcggcggcgacgaacATCACACAAGGAAGCAAGACACTGAGGAGAAAGCACTGGTAATGGTTCGCacggaaagggagaaggaaaggaaggaggcgcaggcaaagaggaggaatagtCGTTCCGCTGATCTAGGCCAAAACGATCACTCGTTGCGAATTGTGGCAAAGATCGAggtggtaagtgtgtgtgtgtgtgtgtgtgtgtgtgtgtgtgtgtgtgtgtgtgtgtgtgtgtgtgtgtgtgtgtgtgtgtgtagttgacaCTTTTCACTATTTACTGAAGGGGAAACTGAGAACGGAGACTAGGACCACAAAAGACAGTAtacatatttttcctatttctattgGCATTAGTACACTAAGCATTACTAACTACTAAGTAGGAATATGAGGATGACACGTGACTCGGACTAAGGCGAACAGAATGTACACAGGTCAGTTGGAGATTAAAGCTTCTAAATCTACGTTCGTTAGATAAACGTAGAGTAAGAGGTGATCTGGTAGAGgtatttaagtggtataaaaaatataacaaggtGACGTTGACAAATTCCTTAAGGCTAGTAAACTGGAAAGCACGAGAAGTCCGTCGGTCCAGTCTTGAATCAGTCACATttcagaaagaaaggaagaaaatggtaataagagagaggagtgaacgACTGGGTTAGGCTcaagtaatcaggttgttagtgccgcgtCAACAAGGACCTTTATAAGAATACTAAATCAATTAATGGATAAAGAATACATAGACGGATATACATGCGTAAGTACGTAGGTGTGTTTTGCGAGTATGCAGGGATTTGTTGTTCTTATGAGGCAAGATTATGAGCTACTGTTGCAGGCTTGACCCCGTTGAGTGAATCCGAGAATGAAACTAATGGCCGTGGCTTCCGCAGGTGGAGGACAAGGACCCCGaggagttagtggtggtgggaggcgaCTGGCATGGAGGGAAGGGTCTGGAAAGCGACACTGAGTACATTGTGTTCATAGTGACGGAGACCAGGGCAGGtgagtgagtctctctctctctctctctctctctctctctctctctctctctctctctctctctctctctctctctctcgctggaaATTCGAATTATATATTCCTTACTTGTTAGTTTTATCACTTATTTTAACATTACCAGTATTTCTGTGCCTCATGACCGTAGTTGTTGTGGCACcattcaaaattttttttaatcacttcacttctctcttgGTGACCTCTTAATCCTCCAGTGTTCTTACGCTCCTCTCTTATAGTCGTGTTTCGCTTCCGCGGTGTTGATGCGTTCCTGTCTTATGGTGATGTTTCACtacttttcccccttcctcccatacCAGGTCCCTACAGTGAATACTTCTCGTGCAAACCAAGGATTATGAGGACAGCGAATCGCCCTAAAGAGCCCGCTACTTAGGGGGTGACCGTGGCCCTGTGTTCTGCTGCGCTGTTCCTCATTTGCTTCATTGCACCACtgctggtgagtgtgtgtgtgtgtgtgtgtgtgtgtgtgtgtgtgtgtgtgtgtgtgtgtgtgtgtgtgtgtgtgtgtgtgcgcccccccccccgctctctctctctctctctctctctctctctctctctctctctctctctctctctctctctctctctctctctctctctctctctctctctctccactcacagCCTTGGCTTTTTCCCACTGCGTAATGCAGCGCcctaagaaattaatgaaagaaaaaggagtaaacaaaaaatcataaataacaaGGTAGTGATGTAGATAAGGTAACAAAGTGACATAAAATTCATTTATGATTCTAGAAACtgattgtagtttttttttttttcatctcaactttttcttatttacttattttttgtacgtaacgtAATATACTTGTCATTGTTTTCgctaatcattttttttctttccatttggaAAGATCTCTTGTTCTAACACAGGAAGCAGCTTCCGTAGAAGAGTCGTTGTAACCCAGTCAACAAGGAAGGTAAGGCATGAAGACAGGAATCATGCGGACCATAACTAAGGCCAGCATTCAGAgaccctttgttctctcaccacagcGACTGAGGTACTGTCAAAGACGACTACGATATGTTAAGACAAGTAGAATCAACCTTCCAGATACTATATAATGGTTTAGGGAATAGACCTCTGTATTAGATAGCTAGTATACTCAATAATTTTGCTCTGTATTGATATCTCTGTTTCCTTATTcttgaaataattaataaaatgctCAGCAAGCAATATTCTCTGTTGACCGTCGTAGCAAACAGTGTTGTGGTGATTCTTTGCTCGATGGATTCTGTTACTACGAAACCAAGTCTTTTGTGTTGATTCGAGTCTGTACTGGTGATAGGCACCAATAAACCAAACCTGGTAACTGCTAcattcctcaccttcccctgGGCTCACTACACAACAGGTGTGGTGTCTTCAAAACGAGAAGAGAGGTGTGTTGTATTTCAAGCCATGGGCATTACTTGACAACACAAGaacatgagggaagctgcaagaagccaccaggccaacACGTAATAGTGGCATCATGAAACATATCTATTTGCACCTATCATCCTCACACAGTAATTAATCTAATCTACTTTTGAAGCTCAATAATGACTCAACACCAACAACTTGACTAGTAAGTCTACTCCATTCACCTACcactatctgagaaccaattcccaATTAGAGTGGTAGATTGAGGAACACTGACCCAAGACGTGGCAGCAAAGGTCCTCCGCCTACTTCACTGAACGGGAATGCACGGCAAGTATGATGTTTAACACCATCATTCAAAAGGATGTCAATCATAACTTCAATATTTGATTGCAGGTAAAATTAAAATTGGACACACTGTAGTGAGCGTTTGTTTTCGTAATAATTAGATTTAGTTACTCTGAATCAGTGTCTGACCATGCAGACTTAATTAAGCAGAAATATCAAAGGAATTAAAACTGCACATAATTAGGAGAGTGTTCTGCTCTTCTTAGGTCACTGAACGTTAGCAATGTAAGGATAATATTATCAGTTTTGCCAATACTATTTTGTGAAGTTTGAACATATCCACTTCATCACTAATTCATGACATCGTATTAGCTGCATTCCCTCCTTGAAATGACCAGTTATTTCCTTGACCTGATTCCTGGCGCCCATTTGTAGAAGACTGTCAGATTCACCACTATTATTTGGTAAAGTTGAAACACATCCACTTCATCACTAATTCATAACATCATATCAACTGTGTTCCTCGCGAAGTGCACTCCCCTCTTGAATAACCCATTGTTTCCTTCACCTGACTCCTGGCGGTCATTCATCAGATACTGAGATGAAAACGTTGTGTCAAATTGGCCCACTGCCACGCACACGCTCGCTCAGCAATTACTTGCACGTAACgtgacatacacacaaaataaaataaaaaaaataaataaaaataaataaataaataaaataaaatagataattgaataaaataaataaataaaaaaaatggtgcaaAATTCTACATCTGCCGGAGACTTGTGATGACCCGGCATTTCATTTGCTTTCACCACAGCGTAATCCTCTAAAGCAAGCTGCTACGTCACCTTGTTTTCCGCCgcaacccccctcccccctcccccccgagGATGGCGTCACGCTGCCTGGTGCTGGGGAGAGTTTATCGTGCAGCAGATGTGAGCACATTCATGAACCTCGTGATGTCTTTTGTCGCGCTGTGATGTAAATCCGGAACATGTTTGCTCGGTGGTCacaaacgaggaaaaaaagattgacCTTTGAGTCCTGTGGTGTCGCTTTCCTAACGGATCGCTGTAGCCACACGTGCTCTCTGTCGCCGCGAGTGCCAGGTGTGTGCAGCAGGTGGGTGTgagcagaagggaaggaagaagaggaagagcaggagaaggaagagagggactaGCGTGAGGCgaggaagacagtgagtgagggagtggcggTGATGAGCGAAGGTGACATGCACAAGTGAGAAAGGCGGGTTGAGTGGTTGACGGGTTGACGTTGGTGGCGGCCgcggcgagggaaggagagacgggagtgggaaaagtaggaataaaagagaacgtAAAAGGAGTCACGcaggaaagcaagaaggaaagaccgCCGTGCTGTGACAAGAGTAAAAGTGTCAGTAGGTTTGTAGCgagcagggaggaaagaaatgtgtgtAGCGTAAAACTGAGCtgcgaaagaagaaagaagacaggaaaagaaagaatttgaGATGACAGGgatgaagtaaataaggaaggaaaaagaacatgGCCAGAGAAGAAGctgtaagagaggaagaggaaaacaatattataatggaggagagcagagtaaaggagacgaggaaaggaaggtgtgtgAGCGACACCCACACGAGGCTGATCAGGCAGCAGGAGGCGGCGTGAGAGGGaatataaaagtgaaggaagaatagtaCGAAAAAGTAAATAGGCAGGTTATCAAGCAAAAGGCTGCATGTGACTCGTTATTCCTGAGTGCTTGTGAAATGCTTCCTTGTTGTGTTGCCTCGTGGAATACAGCAATTGTTCGCTGATAAAGGAGACCCGAGGCTTGGTTGTATTTCTTGTTTGTCTGGTGGTGTGTATGTTTTGTCCTTGAGTTAGAAGCGTATTcaccaccctcactcactcactcactcatcccatTCTTTCTTAACACTCTTCCGTACATCACCAGGCTGCCCATCACTGCCACTGTCCCTCTCATCACGTCCCACCGCCCGCGCCCCCGCCTGCAGTCACTCGAGGAGgcaagagggggaggtggagggagtgttCTGGACAATCACGTGTTGCCATATTGGAAAAGTTAGTTAAGTGTAGTTAGAGAGCATAACTGGAACATTTCAACCAGATCCTATTGTACTAACAGCCAATCCTCTCTTACCgtcacggggagagagagagagagagagagagagagagagagagagagagagagagagagagagagacgggcacATTCTTATT
The Scylla paramamosain isolate STU-SP2022 chromosome 3, ASM3559412v1, whole genome shotgun sequence genome window above contains:
- the LOC135092730 gene encoding uncharacterized protein LOC135092730, whose protein sequence is MHWILLRKYSGGGDEHHTRKQDTEEKALVMVRTEREKERKEAQAKRRNSRSADLGQNDHSLRIVAKIEVVEDKDPEELVVVGGDWHGGKGLESDTEYIVFIVTETRAGPYSEYFSCKPRIMRTANRPKEPAT